From Osmerus eperlanus chromosome 28, fOsmEpe2.1, whole genome shotgun sequence, the proteins below share one genomic window:
- the dimt1l gene encoding probable dimethyladenosine transferase: MPKVRAEKKTRQHQEVKNQGIMFNTGIGQHILKNPLVVNGIIEKAALRPTDVVLEVGPGTGNMTVKLLEKAKKVVACELDGRLVAELQKRVQCTPMQTKLQILVGDVLKTELPFFDVCVANLPYQISSPFVFKLLLHRPFFRCAVLMFQREFAMRLVAKPGDKLYCRLSINTQLLARVDHLMKVGKNNFRPPPKVESSVVRIEPKNPPPPVNFQEWDGLVRIAFVRKNKTLNAAFKSTAVEQLLEKNYKIHCSVHNVEIPADFSITKKIESVLQVAEFSEKRARSMDIDDFMVLLHAFNSAGIHFS, from the exons ATGCCGAAGGTTCGAGCAGAGAAGAAAACTAGGCAGCATCAAGAGGTCAAAAACCAAG GGATCATGTTCAATACGGGCATTGGTCAGCACATCTTGAAAAACCCATTGGTAGTCAATGGGATCATCGAAAAG GCAGCTCTAAGGCCGACAGATGTGGTGTTGGAGGTAGGGCCTGGAACTGGAAACATGACAGTTAAACTACTGGAGAAAGCTAAAAAG GTGGTAGCTTGTGAGTTGGATGGCCGGCTGGTGGCAGAGCTTCAGAAGAGGGTACAGTGCAC ACCTATGCAAACCAAACTACAGATATTGGTGGGCGACGTCCTAAAAACAGAGCTTCCTTTCTTTGACGTATGTGTGGCCAACTTGCCTTATCAG ATTTCGTCACCTTTCGTTTTCAAGCTGTTGCTGCATAGGCCATTTTTCAG GTGTGCAGTGCTGATGTTCCAGAGGGAGTTTGCCATGCGTCTGGTTGCCAAACCAGGAGACAAGCTTTACTGCAGACTGTCCATCAACACCCAGCTTCTGGCACGTGTTGATCACTTAATGAAG GTGGGGAAGAATAATTTTAGACCCCCTCCAAAAGTGGAATCAAGTGTTGTTCGAATAGAGCCCAAGaaccccccacctcctgtcAACTTCCAG GAATGGGATGGCCTTGTCAGAATTGCATTTGTgaggaaaaacaaaacactCAATGCAGCTTTCAA GTCCACAGCAGTTGAGCAGCTGCTTGAGAAGAACTACAAGATCCATTGTTCTGTCCACAACGTG GAAATCCCAGCCGACTTCAGCATCACTAAGAAGATTGAGAGTGTCCTGCAAGTGGCAGAGTTCAGTGAGAAGAGAGCCAGGTCCATGGATATAGACGACTTCATGGT ACTTCTCCACGCTTTCAACTCAGCTGGAATTCATTTCTCATAA